In Salmo trutta chromosome 16, fSalTru1.1, whole genome shotgun sequence, a genomic segment contains:
- the LOC115150522 gene encoding prostacyclin synthase, with the protein MIWTILLLVQGMLLLFVLVSKRSRSEKEPPLDKGVIPWLGHALEFGRDAAKFLNRMKVKHGDIFTVRVAGRYVTVLLDPSSYDAVIEDSVSLDFTRYAQVLMDRIFSLRIPHHNPAVEKALTKQHFEGGSLSCLSSTMHRHLQSLLLQAQRPCHNQTDWNTDGLFSFCYSLLFRAGYLTLFGGELNNNRTDPTNVYEEYRKFDNLLTKMARTTLKPEEKRTAQSVRGRLWELLAPAGLGEGSGSSPWLRDYRHLLQEEGVDEETQRRALLLQLWATQGNVGPAAFWLLGFLLTNPEAMRAVRREFSSISEQDSAQCPLLDRLQHTPVFDSALEETLRLSAAPFITREVVQEKTLQMANGHKYQLRRGDRVCLFPFISPQMDPEIHQEPQRFKYERFLNQDGSVKNDFFKGGRRLKYYTMPWGAGTNGCVGKRFAISSIRQFVYLVLSHLELELCDSEAQMPEVNTSRFGFGMLQPEGDLAIRYKPRHSH; encoded by the exons GTCAGAGAAAGAGCCACCTTTAGACAAAGGAGTTATTCCATGGTTAGGCCACGCCCTTGAGTTTGGAAGAGATGCTGCCAAGTTTCTAAACCGTATGAAGGTGAAGCATGGCGATATCTTCACG gtgcgtgTGGCTGGGCGCTATGTGACAGTGCTACTGGACCCCAGCTCTTATGATGCTGTGATAGAGGACTCTGTGTCCCTAGACTTCACACGCTACGCACAGGTTCTCATGGACAGAATATTCAGCCTGCGGATCCCCCATCACAACCCTGCTGTAGAGAAGGCCCTAACAAAACA GCACTTCGAGGGCGGGAGCCTATCCTGCCTGAGTAGCACCATGCACCGCCAcctccagtccctgctgctgcaAGCCCAGAGGCCCTGTCACAACCAGACCGACTGGAACACGGACGGGCTCTTCAGCTTCTGTTACAGTCTTCTCTTCAG ggcaggGTACCTCACACTTTTTGGAGGGGAGCTGAACAACAACAGAACAGACCCCACTAACGTCTATGAGGAGTACCGGAAGTTTGACAACCTCCTGACAAAAATGGCCAGGACCACACTGAAACCAG aggagaaGCGGACCGCCCAGAGTGTGAGGGGGCGTCTGTGGGAGTTGTTGGCCCCGGCGGGGCTGGGAGAGGGCTCCGGGTCCAGCCCCTGGCTGAGAGACTACAGGCACCTTCTGCAGGAAGAGGGAGTTGACGAGGAAACTCAGAGGAGAGCCCTGCTGCTGCAGCTGTGGGCCACACAG GGTAACGTTGGACCTGCTGCATTCTGGCTGTTAGGTTTCCTGTTGACAAACCCTGAGGCCATGAGGGCGGTGAGAAGAGAGTTCAGCAGCATCTCTGAGCAGGACTCGGCACAGTGTCCCCTACTGGACAGGCTGCAGCACACACCTGTGTTTG ACAGTGCCTTAGAGGAGACTCTGAGGCTCAGTGCTGCCCCGTTCATCACCAGAGAGGTAGTGCAGGAAAAGACCCTGCAAATGGCCAATGGGCATAAGTACCAGCTCAGGAGGGGGGACAGAGTGTGTCTGTTCCCCTTCATTAGCCCTCAGATGGATCCTGAGATCCACCAGGAACCACAG AGATTCAAGTATGAACGCTTCCTCAACCAGGACGGATCTGTGAAGAATGACTTCTTTAAAGGAGGGAGACGGCTCAAATACTACACCATGCCATGGGGCGCAGGCACCAACGGCTGTGTGGGCAAACGCTTTGCCATCAGCTCCATCAGACA GTTTGTGTACCTGGTCCTGTCTCATCTGGAACTGGAGCTGTGTGACTCAGAGGCTCAGATGCCAGAGGTGAACACCAGTCGCTTTGGGTTTGGAATGTTGCAGCCTGAAGGAGACCTGGCCATCAGATATAAACCTAGACATTCACATTGA